The Brachybacterium huguangmaarense genome contains a region encoding:
- the lysA gene encoding diaminopimelate decarboxylase, translating to MRAHEAGALHGNDASPSWLPYPADVNALLPGLWSATTQRAGDGALEVGGVDVHRIAEEVGTPALIVDEEDFRARARRFRDAFCGAFAPFAGADVYYAGKSFLCTGVARWVEEDGLGMDVCTGGELAVALRAGFPPERLALHGNNKSDAEIRRALEVGVGRLVIDSLPEIEQVAAHARELGVRAPVMLRITTGVEAHTHEFIATAHEDQKFGISLSAGDALESVRRVLAASDALELVGLHSHIGSQIFDVGGFEVAARRVLELVAQVRDELGHTIAHLDLGGGFGVMYNSQHTPSTPEALAAGIATIVEKECHELDLEVPRLAFEPGRAIAGPSTQTLYAVGTVKDVRLGGPHHRLYVSVDGGMSDNIRTALYDADYSCLLSGRVSDAEPAVVRVVGKHCESGDIVVKDEYLPADVHRGDLVSVPVTGAYCYSLASNYNHVPRPAVVAVRDGRILPLVRRETEDDLLALDVG from the coding sequence ATGCGCGCCCACGAGGCCGGAGCACTCCACGGCAACGACGCGAGCCCGAGCTGGCTCCCGTACCCCGCCGACGTCAACGCCCTGCTGCCCGGCCTGTGGTCCGCGACGACGCAGCGCGCCGGCGACGGCGCGCTCGAGGTCGGCGGTGTCGACGTGCACCGGATCGCCGAGGAGGTCGGCACGCCCGCCCTCATCGTCGACGAGGAGGACTTCCGGGCCCGCGCCCGCCGCTTCCGCGACGCCTTCTGCGGCGCCTTCGCCCCCTTCGCGGGGGCCGACGTCTACTACGCCGGCAAGTCCTTCCTGTGCACGGGCGTGGCCCGCTGGGTCGAGGAGGACGGCCTCGGCATGGACGTGTGCACCGGGGGAGAGCTCGCCGTGGCCCTGCGGGCCGGCTTCCCGCCCGAGCGCCTGGCCCTGCACGGCAACAACAAGTCCGACGCCGAGATCCGCCGCGCCCTCGAGGTCGGCGTGGGGCGTCTCGTGATCGACTCGCTGCCCGAGATCGAGCAGGTCGCCGCCCACGCGCGAGAGCTCGGCGTGCGCGCCCCCGTCATGCTGCGCATCACGACGGGCGTCGAGGCCCACACCCACGAGTTCATCGCGACCGCGCACGAGGACCAGAAGTTCGGCATCTCGCTCAGCGCGGGCGACGCCCTCGAGTCGGTGCGTCGCGTGCTCGCCGCCTCCGACGCGCTCGAGCTCGTGGGCCTGCATTCCCACATCGGCTCCCAGATCTTCGACGTGGGCGGCTTCGAGGTCGCGGCCCGCCGCGTGCTCGAGCTGGTCGCCCAGGTGCGCGACGAGCTCGGCCACACGATCGCCCACCTCGACCTCGGCGGCGGCTTCGGCGTCATGTACAACAGCCAGCACACGCCCTCGACGCCCGAGGCGCTCGCGGCCGGCATCGCGACGATCGTGGAGAAGGAGTGCCACGAGCTCGACCTCGAGGTGCCGCGCCTGGCCTTCGAGCCCGGCCGTGCGATCGCGGGCCCGTCCACGCAGACCCTGTACGCGGTCGGCACCGTCAAGGACGTGCGCCTGGGCGGTCCCCACCACCGTCTGTACGTCTCGGTCGACGGCGGCATGAGCGACAACATCCGCACCGCGCTGTACGACGCCGACTACTCGTGCCTGCTGTCCGGCCGCGTCTCGGACGCCGAGCCCGCGGTGGTGCGCGTCGTCGGCAAACACTGCGAGAGCGGCGACATCGTGGTCAAGGACGAGTACCTGCCCGCCGACGTGCACCGCGGCGACCTCGTGTCGGTCCCGGTGACGGGCGCGTACTGCTACTCGCTCGCCTCGAACTACAACCACGTGCCGCGCCCGGCCGTCGTCGCTGTGCGGGACGGACGCATCCTGCCGCTCGTCCGCCGCGAGACCGAGGACGACCTGCTCGCCCTCGACGTCGGCTGA
- a CDS encoding ISL3 family transposase, which translates to MHNHSCVCPDALDRCGRCDLLLDFPGLHLIAVSQAPSGLMLEVESCDPVTGCPGCGVIATGHGRVMVEMIDAPWAGRPVRIRWRKRRWICLEDICPVATFLEQDPEVCAPRGLLSIRAVRWAISQLRREGATIQGLARQLGTTWNTLWSQVQPVLTLAAEDPSRFEGVHVLGVDEHVWHHRDPRRRGPKELTGMVDLTRGPHPTARLLDLVPGRSGTVYRNWLDERGEEFRQSIDIATLDPFQGYKNAIDDRLEDATCVLDAFHIVKLGGAAIDGVRRRIQQETLGHRGRKGDPLYGIRNVLRAGRERLTSRQQVRLASAFDAHPAHIEVEVAYHCVQDLRDVFHQPTPARGRRLAEQLIEKLPSCPIPEIARLGKTLRRWKTAFLAYFDTDGASNGGTEAVNGIIELGRRIARGFRNFEHYRLRMLLITGGLDASPHTQL; encoded by the coding sequence ATGCACAACCATAGTTGCGTATGCCCTGACGCGCTCGATCGCTGTGGGAGATGCGATCTTCTCCTGGACTTCCCCGGCCTTCACCTGATCGCGGTCTCGCAGGCTCCCTCAGGCCTGATGCTCGAGGTGGAGTCCTGCGATCCGGTCACGGGCTGCCCTGGCTGTGGAGTCATCGCGACTGGTCACGGCCGTGTGATGGTCGAGATGATCGATGCGCCCTGGGCCGGCAGGCCGGTGCGGATCCGGTGGCGGAAGCGCCGCTGGATCTGCCTCGAGGACATCTGTCCCGTGGCGACGTTCCTCGAACAGGATCCCGAGGTCTGCGCACCGCGGGGACTGTTGAGCATCCGTGCGGTTCGGTGGGCGATCAGCCAGCTCCGCCGTGAAGGAGCGACGATCCAGGGCCTGGCCCGGCAGCTCGGCACCACCTGGAACACGCTCTGGTCCCAGGTCCAGCCCGTCCTGACCCTGGCCGCCGAGGACCCGTCCAGGTTCGAAGGAGTGCATGTCCTGGGCGTGGACGAGCATGTCTGGCATCACCGTGATCCTCGCCGGCGTGGTCCGAAGGAACTCACCGGGATGGTCGATCTGACGCGCGGCCCCCACCCGACCGCGAGGCTTCTCGATCTCGTCCCGGGCCGATCCGGGACGGTCTATCGCAACTGGCTCGACGAGCGGGGCGAGGAGTTCCGGCAAAGTATCGACATCGCGACGCTGGATCCGTTCCAGGGATACAAGAACGCGATCGATGACCGCCTCGAGGATGCCACCTGCGTACTGGATGCGTTCCACATCGTGAAGCTCGGCGGGGCTGCGATCGACGGCGTCCGCCGCCGGATCCAGCAGGAGACCCTCGGCCACCGCGGCCGCAAGGGTGATCCTCTCTACGGGATCCGCAACGTCCTTCGCGCCGGCCGAGAACGCTTGACGAGCAGGCAACAGGTGCGTCTGGCCAGCGCTTTCGACGCCCATCCCGCTCACATCGAGGTCGAGGTCGCCTACCACTGCGTCCAGGACCTCCGAGACGTGTTCCACCAGCCCACACCCGCCCGGGGTCGTCGACTGGCCGAGCAGCTTATCGAGAAGCTGCCATCGTGCCCGATCCCCGAGATCGCGCGGCTCGGGAAGACGCTACGCCGCTGGAAGACCGCGTTCCTGGCCTACTTCGACACCGACGGCGCGAGCAACGGCGGGACAGAGGCCGTCAACGGGATCATCGAACTCGGCCGCCGCATCGCCAGAGGGTTCCGCAACTTCGAGCACTACCGACTCCGCATGCTCCTCATCACCGGCGGTCTCGACGCCTCACCCCACACTCAACTCTGA
- the rho gene encoding transcription termination factor Rho, with amino-acid sequence MAAQLGIKGARRLRKGELVEAIRTGGASVPAAIREDATAAPRADEPRREVGEQRRQGALDVRAEDAGSASRPADAEQHATSTEDRRPERSDRQHRENRADRQDRADRQDRDERRDRPRRVEDIALPDRSREDHEDGARSGGDRSSREDRQDRGDRQQDRGDRSENRRDDRDGEDGDDRRNRRSRNRSRDRKRRNRNGGQGGQGGQDNAGQRPDTEPETEARDGEELVAVAGILDIRDNNAYVRTTGYLPAPSDVFVSVNQVRKYGLRKGDAITGQAKAPKGGEDQVLEPQNMSARQRRNNRNNASKFAPLVAVDTVNGMTPERARNRVDFTKLTPLFPDERLRLETAPTAITPRVIDLVSPIGKGQRGLIVAPPKAGKTIIMQQIANAITTNNPEVHLMVVLVDERPEEVTDMQRTVKGEVIASTFDRPASDHTIVAELAIERAKRLVEMGKDVVVLLDSITRLARAYNLATPASGRILSGGVDASALYPPKRFFGAARNIEHGGSLTILATALIETGSTMDEVIFQEFKGTGNMELRLSRTLSERRIFPAVDVNASSTRREEQLMAPDEVQVMWKLRRVLGTLEQQQAIELLLERIKKTQSNTEFLLSVQKNTPGPS; translated from the coding sequence ATGGCGGCCCAGCTCGGCATCAAGGGCGCTCGCCGACTGCGCAAGGGCGAGCTCGTCGAGGCGATCCGCACCGGCGGCGCCTCCGTGCCCGCGGCGATCCGCGAGGACGCGACCGCCGCCCCCCGCGCCGACGAGCCCCGCCGCGAGGTGGGCGAGCAGCGCCGCCAGGGCGCGCTCGACGTGCGCGCCGAGGACGCGGGCTCCGCCTCGCGTCCCGCGGACGCCGAGCAGCACGCGACCTCGACCGAGGACCGTCGCCCCGAGCGCTCCGACCGTCAGCATCGCGAGAACCGCGCCGACCGCCAGGACCGCGCCGACCGCCAGGACCGCGACGAGCGCCGCGATCGCCCCCGCCGCGTCGAGGACATCGCCCTGCCCGACCGCTCCCGCGAGGACCACGAGGACGGCGCGCGCTCGGGCGGCGACCGTTCCTCCCGCGAGGACCGCCAGGACCGCGGCGACCGCCAGCAGGACCGGGGCGACCGCTCCGAGAACCGCCGCGACGACCGCGACGGCGAGGACGGCGACGATCGCCGCAACCGCCGCAGCCGCAACCGCTCGCGCGACCGCAAGCGCCGCAACCGCAACGGCGGCCAGGGCGGACAGGGTGGCCAGGACAACGCCGGCCAGCGTCCCGACACCGAGCCGGAGACCGAGGCCCGCGACGGCGAGGAGCTGGTCGCGGTCGCCGGCATCCTCGACATCCGCGACAACAACGCCTACGTGCGCACGACCGGCTACCTGCCCGCCCCGAGCGACGTGTTCGTGAGCGTCAACCAGGTGCGCAAGTACGGGCTGCGCAAGGGCGACGCGATCACCGGCCAGGCCAAGGCGCCCAAGGGCGGCGAGGACCAGGTGCTCGAGCCGCAGAACATGTCGGCCCGCCAGCGGCGCAACAACCGCAACAACGCCTCGAAGTTCGCGCCGCTCGTCGCGGTCGACACCGTCAACGGCATGACCCCCGAGCGGGCCCGCAACCGCGTGGACTTCACCAAGCTCACGCCGCTGTTCCCGGACGAGCGTCTGCGTCTGGAGACCGCCCCCACCGCGATCACCCCGCGCGTCATCGACCTGGTCTCGCCGATCGGCAAGGGACAGCGCGGCCTCATCGTCGCGCCGCCCAAGGCCGGCAAGACGATCATCATGCAGCAGATCGCCAACGCGATCACCACCAACAACCCCGAGGTCCACCTCATGGTCGTGCTCGTCGACGAGCGCCCCGAGGAGGTCACGGACATGCAGCGGACCGTCAAGGGCGAGGTCATCGCCTCGACCTTCGACCGTCCCGCCTCGGACCACACGATCGTTGCCGAGCTCGCGATCGAGCGCGCCAAGCGCCTCGTCGAGATGGGCAAGGACGTGGTCGTGCTGCTCGACTCGATCACCCGCCTCGCGCGCGCCTACAACCTGGCCACGCCCGCCTCGGGCCGCATCCTGTCCGGCGGCGTCGACGCCTCCGCGCTCTACCCGCCCAAGCGGTTCTTCGGCGCCGCCCGCAACATCGAGCACGGCGGCTCGCTCACGATCCTCGCGACGGCCCTCATCGAGACCGGCTCGACGATGGACGAGGTGATCTTCCAGGAGTTCAAGGGCACCGGCAACATGGAGCTGCGCCTGTCGCGCACGCTGTCCGAGCGCCGCATCTTCCCGGCCGTCGACGTCAACGCGTCGAGCACCCGCCGCGAGGAGCAGCTCATGGCCCCCGACGAGGTCCAGGTCATGTGGAAGCTGCGCCGCGTGCTCGGCACCCTCGAGCAGCAGCAGGCGATCGAGCTCCTGCTCGAGCGGATCAAGAAGACGCAGTCCAACACCGAGTTCCTGCTGTCGGTCCAGAAGAACACCCCCGGCCCCAGCTGA
- a CDS encoding glycosyltransferase encodes MTAISRLDIAAIVPCFNEEATVAKVVTDLKGAFDSIAVYVYDNNSTDATRERARAAGAIVRTEVLQGKGNVVRRAFADVEADVYILIDGDDTYDVASAPAMVAALLDGPYDHVLGCRVDDPERTAYRNGHAQGNRVFNRIVSLLFGQRVNDILSGYRALQS; translated from the coding sequence GTGACAGCCATCTCGCGGCTCGATATCGCCGCCATTGTTCCCTGCTTCAACGAAGAAGCGACGGTGGCGAAGGTCGTGACCGACCTCAAGGGCGCCTTCGACTCCATCGCGGTGTACGTGTACGACAACAACTCGACCGATGCCACCCGGGAACGGGCCCGGGCCGCCGGGGCGATCGTGCGCACGGAGGTCCTCCAGGGCAAGGGGAACGTGGTGCGCCGTGCCTTCGCCGACGTCGAGGCGGATGTGTACATCCTGATCGACGGCGACGACACCTACGACGTGGCCTCCGCGCCCGCGATGGTGGCCGCGCTGCTGGACGGGCCCTACGACCACGTGCTCGGCTGTCGTGTCGATGATCCCGAACGCACGGCCTATCGCAACGGCCACGCACAGGGAAACCGGGTCTTCAACCGCATCGTCTCCCTGCTCTTCGGCCAGAGGGTCAACGACATTCTCTCGGGTTATCGGGCTCTTCAGAGTTGA
- a CDS encoding homoserine dehydrogenase: MSPLDDPAVTPLRVAVLGAGTVGTEVLRLLEQQRDDLAHRVGARLQVIGISVRDRTKDRGDHVDPALLTEDPHALVREADLVVELMGGIEPARTLLLEAMAGGASVVTANKALLAQDGAELYEAADAAGVDLHFEAAVAGAIPLVRPIRESLAGDRIQRVLGIVNGTTNYILDAMTRTGAEFDEALASAQRLGYAEADPTADVEGLDAAAKASILASLAFHTRVGLQDVHCEGITSITADDIAAARRLGSVIKLLSIVERIDDEDLGERISARVYPAMIPATHPLASVSEAYNAVFVQADAAGSLMFYGQGAGGSPTASAVLGDLVSVARQRVHGGKGPGESNYASLPIAPIDELRNGFYVALTVDDQPGVLAAVAGILSSHGISIATIHQEPIGASPEAGGVAGRDVRARIGIVTHTAAESAMSTALDDLSTTAAVVAIDSVLRVEGE; this comes from the coding sequence ATGAGCCCTCTCGACGATCCCGCCGTGACCCCGCTGCGCGTCGCGGTGCTCGGCGCCGGCACGGTCGGCACCGAGGTGCTGCGTCTGCTCGAGCAGCAGCGCGACGACCTGGCCCACCGCGTCGGCGCCCGGCTGCAGGTGATCGGCATCAGCGTGCGCGACCGCACCAAGGACCGCGGCGACCACGTCGACCCCGCCCTGCTGACCGAGGATCCGCACGCCCTCGTGCGCGAGGCCGATCTCGTGGTCGAGCTGATGGGCGGCATCGAGCCCGCCCGCACCCTCCTGCTCGAGGCGATGGCCGGCGGGGCGAGCGTCGTGACCGCCAACAAGGCGCTCCTGGCGCAGGACGGCGCCGAGCTGTACGAGGCGGCCGACGCCGCGGGCGTCGACCTGCACTTCGAGGCCGCCGTCGCCGGCGCGATCCCGCTCGTGCGCCCGATCCGCGAGTCCCTCGCGGGCGACCGCATCCAGCGGGTGCTCGGGATCGTCAACGGCACCACCAACTACATCCTCGACGCGATGACCCGCACGGGCGCCGAGTTCGACGAGGCGCTCGCGAGCGCCCAGCGGCTCGGCTACGCCGAGGCCGACCCCACGGCCGACGTCGAGGGCCTCGACGCCGCCGCGAAGGCCTCGATCCTGGCCTCGCTCGCCTTCCACACCCGGGTGGGCCTGCAGGACGTGCACTGCGAGGGCATCACCTCGATCACCGCCGACGACATCGCGGCCGCCCGGCGCCTGGGCAGCGTCATCAAGCTGCTCTCGATCGTCGAGCGGATCGACGACGAGGACCTGGGCGAGCGGATCTCGGCCCGCGTGTACCCCGCCATGATCCCGGCCACGCACCCGCTGGCCTCCGTCTCCGAGGCCTACAACGCCGTGTTCGTGCAGGCCGACGCCGCGGGCTCGCTCATGTTCTACGGGCAGGGCGCGGGCGGCTCGCCGACCGCCTCGGCCGTGCTCGGCGACCTCGTCTCGGTCGCACGCCAGCGCGTGCACGGCGGCAAGGGCCCGGGGGAGTCGAACTACGCGAGCCTGCCCATCGCCCCGATCGACGAGCTGCGCAACGGCTTCTACGTCGCCCTGACCGTCGACGACCAGCCGGGCGTGCTCGCCGCCGTCGCGGGCATCCTGTCCTCGCACGGCATCTCGATCGCGACGATCCATCAGGAGCCGATCGGCGCCTCCCCGGAGGCGGGGGGCGTCGCGGGGCGCGACGTGCGCGCCCGCATCGGGATCGTCACCCACACCGCCGCGGAGTCGGCGATGTCGACGGCTCTCGACGACCTGTCCACCACCGCCGCCGTGGTCGCGATCGACTCCGTGCTGCGCGTCGAAGGAGAATGA
- the thrB gene encoding homoserine kinase has product MRIVRTAVRVEVPATSANLGPGFDAMGMALGLADTVELEAVAGSSEVEVTGEGAGSVPTDESHLVLRALRVGLDHAGAPQPGVRMRCTNRIPHGRGLGSSAAATVAGLLLARGLVAAPEALDDRAVLDLATAMEGHPDNAAPALLGGVTVSWTEDGRARSATLDVPEDTVLDPVVLLPARELSTRTARGLLPETVPHADAAFTAGRAALLVHALTRDPSLLMEATEERLHQTQRAPGMPESVELMRVLRQEGYPATISGAGPSVLVMAGGDAELAPLVRRVVSDPSAWRSARVGLDRRGARLC; this is encoded by the coding sequence GTGAGGATCGTCCGCACCGCCGTGCGCGTCGAGGTCCCCGCCACGAGCGCCAACCTCGGCCCGGGCTTCGACGCGATGGGCATGGCCCTCGGCCTCGCCGACACCGTCGAGCTCGAGGCCGTCGCCGGGTCCTCGGAGGTCGAGGTGACGGGGGAGGGCGCCGGGAGCGTGCCGACCGACGAGTCCCATCTCGTGCTGCGCGCCCTGCGCGTGGGCCTCGACCACGCCGGCGCCCCGCAGCCGGGGGTGCGCATGCGCTGCACGAACCGGATCCCCCACGGCCGCGGCCTCGGCTCGAGCGCCGCCGCGACGGTCGCGGGGTTGCTGCTGGCCCGCGGTCTCGTCGCCGCGCCCGAGGCCCTCGACGACCGCGCCGTGCTCGACCTGGCGACCGCGATGGAGGGCCATCCCGACAACGCGGCCCCGGCGCTGCTGGGCGGTGTCACGGTCTCCTGGACCGAGGACGGCCGCGCCCGTTCGGCCACCCTCGACGTGCCCGAGGACACCGTGCTCGACCCGGTCGTCCTGCTGCCCGCGCGCGAGCTGTCCACCCGCACCGCGCGGGGCCTGCTGCCCGAGACCGTGCCTCATGCCGACGCCGCCTTCACGGCGGGGCGCGCCGCGCTCCTCGTGCACGCCCTCACGCGCGACCCCTCGCTCCTGATGGAGGCGACGGAGGAGCGCCTGCACCAGACCCAGCGCGCCCCCGGCATGCCCGAGAGCGTCGAGCTCATGCGCGTGCTGCGCCAGGAGGGCTACCCGGCGACCATCTCGGGCGCGGGGCCGTCGGTGCTCGTGATGGCGGGGGGCGACGCCGAGCTCGCGCCGCTCGTGCGCCGCGTGGTCTCCGATCCCTCCGCGTGGCGTTCGGCCCGTGTCGGCCTGGACCGGCGCGGCGCTCGCCTGTGCTAA
- a CDS encoding bifunctional alpha,alpha-trehalose-phosphate synthase (UDP-forming)/trehalose-phosphatase, whose amino-acid sequence MPAHDLVVVANRLPVDAHLREDGSVEWEPSPGGLVTAMESVMRNVDSGAWVGWAGSPGEAPDPFEADGMQLYPVMLSAEDVARYYEGFSNATLWPLYHDVIADPEFHRTWWDAYREVNERFAKAAAAVAAPGATVWVHDYQLQLVPSLLRDARPDLRIGFFDHIPFPPFELFAQLPKRNQVLRGLLGADLIGFQRERDALNFLTSVRQLLGYTHHQHEITVPGIGSAPARVVTAKAFPISIDSHAVGEMAEDPEIQEAARTLRHELGDPRKVVVGVDRLDYTKGIRHRLKAWGELLNDGAIDPDEVLMVQVATPSRERVDAYRQLRDEVELTVGRINGDFASIGRPAISYLHRSLDRRAMTALYQAADVVLVTALRDGMNLVAKEYVASRPDELGVLVLSEFAGAADELRAAILVNPHDIDELKTAILRALAMPEEEQRAAMQSLRRQVLDNDVQGWAHAFLGELESAGRAQDVPTGPTVRLTGDAGPSREELTSALSEFARTPRILVASDFDGVLAPIVADRDAVQPDPTALGALRELAELPGVNVALVSGRTLTDLDHHTQMPSSVVLVGSHGAQVGALPPDMDAGTLDGAGTQMDDERERLLESITATLRRIATQHPGAEVEVKPSAAVLHTRKAKGRYAANATEVALEYARTLPDVKITPGKEVVEFSVVDSSKGSAIQTLARACAADAWVYLGDDVTDESVFEEIGDNDLGIKVGTGDTAATFRIGGPEDVAGVLEELLALRRG is encoded by the coding sequence ATGCCTGCTCATGATCTGGTCGTCGTCGCCAACCGTCTCCCCGTCGACGCGCACCTGCGCGAGGACGGCTCCGTGGAGTGGGAGCCGAGCCCCGGCGGCCTCGTGACCGCGATGGAGTCGGTCATGCGCAACGTCGACTCCGGCGCGTGGGTCGGATGGGCCGGCTCCCCCGGCGAGGCGCCCGATCCGTTCGAGGCCGACGGCATGCAGCTGTACCCGGTGATGCTCTCGGCCGAGGACGTGGCCCGCTACTACGAGGGCTTCTCCAACGCGACGCTGTGGCCGCTCTACCACGACGTGATCGCCGACCCGGAGTTCCACCGCACGTGGTGGGACGCCTACCGCGAGGTCAACGAGCGGTTCGCGAAGGCGGCCGCCGCGGTCGCCGCACCGGGCGCGACCGTGTGGGTCCACGACTACCAGCTCCAGCTCGTGCCCTCGCTCCTGCGCGACGCGCGCCCCGACCTGCGGATCGGCTTTTTCGACCACATCCCGTTCCCGCCCTTCGAGCTGTTCGCCCAGCTCCCCAAGCGCAACCAGGTGCTGCGGGGCCTGCTGGGGGCCGACCTGATCGGCTTCCAGCGCGAGCGCGACGCCCTGAACTTCCTCACGAGCGTGCGCCAGCTGCTCGGGTACACCCACCACCAGCACGAGATCACGGTCCCCGGCATCGGCTCGGCACCGGCCCGCGTGGTCACCGCCAAGGCCTTCCCCATCTCGATCGACTCGCACGCGGTGGGCGAGATGGCCGAGGACCCGGAGATCCAGGAGGCCGCCCGCACCCTGCGCCACGAGCTGGGCGACCCCCGCAAGGTCGTCGTCGGCGTCGACCGCCTGGACTACACCAAGGGCATCCGGCACCGGCTCAAGGCGTGGGGCGAGCTGCTCAACGACGGCGCCATCGACCCCGACGAGGTGCTCATGGTGCAGGTCGCGACGCCGTCGCGCGAGCGGGTCGACGCCTACCGGCAGCTGCGCGACGAGGTCGAGCTGACCGTCGGGCGCATCAACGGCGACTTCGCGTCGATCGGGCGGCCGGCCATCTCCTACCTGCACCGCTCCCTCGACCGGCGCGCGATGACGGCGCTCTACCAGGCGGCCGACGTGGTGCTCGTGACAGCCCTGCGCGACGGCATGAACCTCGTCGCCAAGGAGTACGTGGCCTCGCGGCCCGACGAGCTGGGCGTGCTCGTGCTCTCGGAGTTCGCCGGGGCCGCCGACGAGCTGCGGGCCGCGATCCTCGTCAACCCGCACGACATCGACGAGCTCAAGACCGCGATCCTGCGCGCCCTCGCGATGCCCGAGGAGGAGCAGCGGGCGGCGATGCAGTCGCTGCGCCGCCAGGTCCTCGACAACGACGTCCAGGGGTGGGCGCACGCCTTCCTCGGCGAGCTCGAGTCCGCTGGACGCGCCCAGGACGTGCCCACGGGTCCGACCGTGCGCCTGACGGGGGACGCGGGGCCGTCCCGCGAGGAGCTCACCTCGGCCCTCTCCGAGTTCGCGCGGACCCCGCGCATCCTCGTGGCGAGCGACTTCGACGGGGTGCTCGCCCCGATCGTGGCCGACCGCGACGCGGTCCAGCCCGACCCGACCGCGCTCGGCGCCCTGCGCGAGCTCGCCGAGCTGCCGGGCGTGAACGTCGCCCTCGTCTCGGGCCGCACGCTCACCGACCTCGACCACCACACCCAGATGCCCAGCTCGGTGGTGCTCGTGGGCAGTCACGGCGCGCAGGTGGGCGCGCTCCCGCCGGACATGGACGCGGGCACGCTCGACGGGGCGGGCACGCAGATGGACGACGAGCGCGAGCGCCTGCTCGAGTCGATCACCGCGACGCTGCGGCGCATCGCGACCCAGCACCCCGGCGCCGAGGTCGAGGTCAAGCCCTCGGCCGCGGTGCTGCACACCCGCAAGGCCAAGGGGCGCTATGCGGCCAACGCGACCGAGGTGGCGCTCGAGTACGCGCGCACCCTGCCCGATGTGAAGATCACGCCCGGCAAGGAGGTCGTCGAGTTCTCGGTGGTCGACTCCTCGAAGGGCTCGGCCATCCAGACCCTCGCCCGCGCCTGCGCGGCCGACGCGTGGGTGTACCTGGGCGACGACGTCACGGACGAGTCGGTGTTCGAGGAGATCGGCGACAACGATCTCGGCATCAAGGTCGGCACAGGCGATACCGCGGCGACCTTCCGCATCGGCGGCCCCGAGGACGTCGCCGGCGTGCTCGAGGAGCTGCTCGCCCTGCGCCGCGGCTGA
- the thrC gene encoding threonine synthase — MAHQWRGVIAEYREFLPFEDSDTLLTLGEGGTPLVHAPALGERVGADVHIKVEGMNPTGSFKDRGMVSAMSRAVSDGAQTVVCASTGNTSASAAAYATRAGIGCAVLLPQGKIASGKLAQAIVHGAQLIAVDGNFDDCLEIARKLDAAFPVELVNSVNPYRLHGQKTAAFEVCDALGAAPDIHILPVGNAGNISAYWMGYREYAERGITSSRPAMWGFQAAGAAPFVLGRPIPDPETVATAIRIGAPASWDLAVAARDDSGGLIDAVSDQQILDAQALLASEVGIFVEPASAAGVAGLLQQAERGRVPAGATIAITVTGNGLKDIDTALSQRDVTPTLIDADVNAAAEALGLA; from the coding sequence ATGGCACACCAGTGGCGCGGCGTGATCGCCGAGTACCGCGAGTTCCTCCCGTTCGAGGACTCGGACACCCTGCTCACCCTCGGCGAGGGCGGCACGCCGCTCGTGCATGCCCCCGCGCTCGGCGAGCGGGTGGGCGCCGACGTCCACATCAAGGTCGAGGGCATGAACCCGACCGGCTCGTTCAAGGACCGCGGCATGGTCAGCGCCATGTCCCGCGCGGTGAGCGACGGCGCGCAGACCGTCGTGTGCGCGTCGACCGGCAATACGAGCGCCTCGGCCGCCGCGTACGCGACGCGCGCCGGGATCGGGTGCGCGGTGCTCCTGCCGCAGGGCAAGATCGCCTCCGGCAAGCTCGCACAGGCGATCGTGCACGGCGCCCAGCTGATCGCGGTCGACGGCAACTTCGACGACTGCCTCGAGATCGCCCGCAAGCTCGACGCCGCCTTCCCCGTCGAGCTCGTCAACTCCGTCAACCCGTACCGCCTGCACGGCCAGAAGACGGCGGCCTTCGAGGTGTGCGACGCGCTCGGCGCGGCACCCGACATCCACATCCTCCCCGTCGGCAACGCGGGCAACATCTCCGCGTACTGGATGGGCTACCGCGAGTACGCCGAGCGCGGCATCACCTCCTCGCGCCCGGCCATGTGGGGCTTCCAGGCGGCGGGCGCCGCCCCGTTCGTGCTCGGGCGCCCGATCCCCGACCCCGAGACGGTCGCGACCGCCATCCGCATCGGCGCGCCCGCCTCGTGGGATCTGGCCGTCGCCGCACGCGACGACTCGGGCGGCCTGATCGACGCCGTGAGCGACCAGCAGATCCTCGACGCGCAGGCGCTGCTGGCCTCCGAGGTCGGCATCTTCGTCGAGCCCGCGTCGGCCGCGGGCGTCGCCGGGCTGCTCCAGCAGGCCGAGCGGGGCCGCGTGCCCGCCGGCGCGACCATCGCGATCACCGTCACCGGCAACGGGCTCAAGGACATCGACACCGCGCTCTCCCAGCGCGACGTGACCCCCACCCTGATCGACGCCGACGTCAACGCCGCCGCCGAGGCGCTCGGTCTGGCCTGA